The DNA segment CGCGCTGGCGGGCGGAGTTCTGGCTGGAGGTGCCGCCGCCGAATTTTTGCATGACCATTCCTCAAACCAATTCCCAATGGGTGGAAATAGTTCTCCTGGGACAGGGCGGCCGGCGCAAAATCGACCAGCGCCCGGTGATCTGGCAGGCAATGGAATTCGCCCTGGCGCAGGTGGAGGCGGCGAGCAATTTCATCCCGGCGACAATCGCCCTGATCGGCCGGGTCAAGGTGGTGGAGGCGAAAAGGAGCGACCTGGAAATAACCGTCCTAATCGGTCAGACCGTCCCGGCACGCGGCCCGGCAGCGATTGGAGGTCGCAGTATCATCCCGGCCTGCAACATGATTGGAATCAATGGAATAACTGGCGTCACAACAATTGGACCAACATCAATAACAATTGGCATAATCGCTGGAGCAACAATTGGTACAATTGCAATCGCTGGTTCGACAACAACTGGTGGCACGATCATCCGTGCGATGGTTGGCGCTGGCCGAACAATGTGAATTGGTGGACAGTGGCCGCGTGGCCGGCGATTATCAATTGGTTGCCCTGGGATTGGAACGAACCGATCTACTACAACTACGGCGAGAACGTCTATTACGAAGGAGACAACGTTTACTATGGTGATCAACAGGTCGCCTCGGCTGACCAATATGCAGAACAGGCTCAGGCGATTGCAGCCAGCATTCCCAAAGACATTCAGCCGGCGCCCGAAGATTGGATGCCATTGGGTGTATTCGCGGTGACTCAAGATGGTGAATCGTCCGACACCGAGCCTACGATGTTTTTGCAGTTAACCGTCAGCAAGCAGGGGATTATTGCCGGCACGTTCCAAAACACGGCCACAGGAACCGTCAAGTCGATCGAGGGCATGGTCGACAAAGAAACACAGCGCGCCGCCTGGACGCCGGTTGGCGAATCGCGCCCGCTAATGGAAACCGGCATCAGTAACCTAACGCAAGACACCGCCGGGGTATTAGTTCACTTCGCCGACGGCGACACGCAACAATGGATGTTGGCGCGATTAGATAAACCGAAGGGAAGCGCTTCGCAATGACCACAGCGTGCCAAGCGCGTCTCACCAATCGATTTTCGATGTGACCATTTCTCAAACATCATGTTTGAGCGTGATGCAGGTTGATATCGCGGCACTTTTCGATTGCTTGACGCTCTTGGAGCTATACTGCCTTCTTGGCCGAACCGCGCTAGTTTGCTGCTATTTTTCTGCAAACTTCCGACAAAAGCACTTGCGGGCAATTGAGGAGACAGCGTTGACGGAAAGCGGCGTAGTTGCTACAAAACATGACAAAGCATTTCGTTTCTCATTACGAACAGGAGCGTGATTGTGGGTGGCATTAGCGATCGGCATCAGGAAATTCGGCGTCGGCGGAAGCGCCGGCAAAAGCTAAATCTGTACAAAAAGCGTTTGAAAAAAGCCACCGTTTCGGAACGGGGAGTCATTGCAGAAAAAATTCGCAAGATGACTCCGGGGGCGGAAGTCATCATCGCCGCCTGGGGCTTGGAAGAACGAAAGTAAGACGCCATCCGGCCAAACTCTCCGCAGGCTAGCAGGGCGAAAGATTCGCCTCTGGCGGCGAAAAAGACGCCATTTTTTAACGCAGTTCTGAGCGTTTTCTCCCTGCGTGGCTAAATTCAAGGGCTTTCTGCCATCGGCGCCCTCGGCACAATGTTTGCGTTGAGCTGAGCGTTTCGTTTTCGGTCGCTTCAGGCATCAAGGCCAAGCCTAAACTTTTTCCGGACTACCATCGCACAAGGAGGGCAGGACTGTTGACAGCTGCCTTAACACAAAAATCGGCCAAACACCGCGCTTTCACGTTAGTTGAATTACTGGTCGTGATTGCCATCATTGGAATTTTGATTTCGCTACTGCTGCCGGCAGTCCAGGCCGCTCGCGAAGCAGCCCGGCGGACAAGCTGCGCCAGTAATCTCAAGCAATTGGGCGTGGCGTTGCACAACTATCAAACAGCGAAGGTTTCGTTCCCGGCGGCCGAGATTTACCCACCGCCCATCAATACCGTTTCCATCCACGTGGCAATACTGCCGTTCGTGGAAGAAGCCGGCCTGTACGCGCAATACCAAGATGCCACAACCAATGGCCAGGCAATTCAAGCGCAAATTCACATCTTTAATTGCTCCAGCGATCCTTGCGTGGAGGCTGTTATCGATGGCGGCACTCCCGGTGCTTTTACTTATCGCTATCCCATTAATTATGCGTTTAATTACGGGACGTGGTTCTTATATGACTGGGCAGGCGGAATTGCCGGCGATGGCGCATTCGCCATCAATAAAGCGCTGAAAACTAAGGCATTCTCCGACGGATTGAGCAAAACCCTGGCCGTTGCAGAAGTAAAAGCGCAATTGGAATCGGGCGGTTTCAAAACCGGTCCCGGCTACATCCGCAGTTTGAATAAACCAAATATGTCTGACCCGACAAACACTACTTTGCCGGCTAGTACCTCGGCGCTGTTAACGTCCATTGGCGCCGCTCCTGCGCCAGCGGTAACAAGCTTTGCTGGAAGCAATTTCAATGCCAATTTGCATTTGGATTACAACAATCCGACGGTCGCTCAAGCCGGCTTCACCACGACGTTTACCCCGAATCCAGGCATGTGGATTTACATTGTCAATCAAGATATCGGGGCCGGCACGCCGGTCAGTCAGGGTGGAAATTTGGTCCCTCAAGTCACCGGCACCTTCGATGTCGACTACATCTCAAACGCAGAATCGAAGACCGCAACCGGTTTCACGTTCGCGGCGGTTTCGGCGCGCAGTTACCATGCCGGCATCGTGAATGTGTTGTTTATGGATGGATCGACGCACACCATCAGCGACAGCATCTCGCGGCAAGTGTGGCAAGCGCTTGGCACACGCGCCGGTGGCGAAACTTCGACCGGTGTCGATTTTTAATCGCGGCGAAGTCGTTTTGCTCCCAACCATCCCACAAAAGAAATTGCGCCCAAGATAAACGCCGAAGGTTCGGGCGCTACTGTCACGTCAAACGCCAAGGTGGGCCCGGCTGCGGTGCCGTTGGTCGCTCCGGCGAAAGTAGCAAATGTCGATGCGTTATCGGCGGTCACCACAAACCGCAATGTGCTTCCGCCATTAAGTGCGCTCACAAATGCCGACAAAGCACTTCCGCTGAGCGAGGTAAGCGAAACCGTATCGACTGTGCCCACATCGGAAAAACTGCCGGAGCCTAAAAGCGACAATCCCGTGAGAGCCGGATCGATGCTGGCTAATCCGTCGTTTCCAGTTTGATCGACTAAGGGAGAGGTGCCCGGCTGAATATCGACGCTGGTGTTATCTGTGTAATAAACGCTAATCGGCCCCGCGGCACTAGAACTATTATTGGCCTCGGTCAGCAACAACTCCGCATTGCTAACCCCGGTCACCGTGCCGCCAAACGAATTCTTGATTGGGCTAAAATCGAAGTCGGCCACGCCAAAGCTGGCAAATGTTCCGTTGCTGGAACCTTCCAGATTAAAGAAATTCTTGCCGTTGGCGCCGCCTCGGGGTCCGCCGCCTTGAACGGTGGCATTATCCGATGCTGCGACGGAAGTGGCCGGAGTCGCAAATGCGGTTTGGGTAAAGAATAGGGCCCAGGCGCCGCCTACGACCAAATATCGAAAGAGCGCGGTATGCAATGCGATTACAACCGAATTGCAAGTTTGTACCGTGCTCGTTGTTCCGCAACGAACGATTGTATTCATCTCTTCAACGATCCGTTTTAATTCATTAGCAATGCGATCCTAGTGAATTGAAATCTCCCAACTTCCCTGCTGACCAAAAGATAGGGCTTGGACAGCAACCATATTTTGCGATCGATCGACAACCACCGCAAGTATTTGGCGCGCTTTTCCGAAAACTTTCTCGCCCCCTTCGATGATGAAGCAGTTCTGTGGCGTGGTCGTACCTCCTTCGTTTTCGCCGGTGATAATGGTACCTAACCCCAATCTGCGATTGGCTTTGGCTTTGGGAATACTTTGCGGCCAGACCCTTGTCAACTGCCGCTTAAACCCGCCACAATGTGAACGAATCGGGGGCTGGCGACCGGCGGAAAATCTCATCTTCTTTATGTGCAGTTTCTTTTCTCGTGGGAGACCCGTTATGGAACGGAGAATGTGCAAGAGCGCGCAACGATACGCCTTGCTGTGTAGATTGATTTGTTTTTGTTCGCTCGTTTCCGCAGCGCTTGCGCTGGCTGACGACACGCCCACCTTCGATCTGCCCAGCGACCAAGCGAGCTGGATCAATAGCGCGCCGCTCACCTTGTCGGCCCTGGAGGGAAAAGGAGCGGTTTTGTATTTCTTTGCTGGCGAAAGCCCCAAGTGCCGCGTGCGCTGGCCCGACCTGATGGCTTTGTCGAAAAAATATGAAGATAAACCAGTGGCTTTCATCGGAATAAGCTCTGGCAATGCGCGGTCCGCGGTCCAATCCTATATTCAGCAAAATAAAATCGCGTGGCCGGTCATCGTCGATGCCGGGCACGATTTGGATAAAAAGGCCGATGTCACTGCGATCTCGGCCGATAACTTCTGCCAACTGCGCGTCATCACCGCCGCCGGCAAACTGGTTCCGGTCACCGGAGACGATTTGGAACCCGCCGTGCAATTGGCTCTGGCCGGCGCCGCATGGAAGATCGATCCTGCCGGCATGCCGGAAAAGATGAAGCCCGCCTGGCTGGCCATTGAAGTCGGCAATTACACTCCGGCTGGGCCAGTCATTGCCAAAGGATTGAACTCTCCCGATGATGCCACCAAGCAAGCGGCGCAAAAGCTGCTGGCGGTCGTGCAACCGAAAATCGATGCCGCTCTGAAAGAAGCCCAGGCTAGCTTGAATGCCGGCGACAAATGGGCGGCCGCTAAAAAATACATGGAAATCGGGCAGCGGTTTGCCGGCTATACATTGCCCGACAATTTCACCACCCAACGCGCGGCGCTCCTGAACGATCCGCAAGTAAAAACCATCGTCAACGCGGCCAAGGAATTGAACAGCTTGCAGCATTATTTGGGAACTGTGAAGGATTTGAATCCCGCGCAGCGCAAACGGGTGGAAAACACCTTGGCGCAAATCAGCAAAGACGCCTCCGGCACCGAAGTCGGCAAGCAGGCCGACGATATGCTGACGAAGCTCGACGGCGCGAAGTAAAATCGCTAAAACCAATCCATCAGATTTTGTTTGAAATTGAATTACCACCGACGAGGAATTTTCATGACATCGATATATTCGGCCGCGGCGCTGTTGGTTGTTCTTTCGTTGGTCGGCTCGCTGTGGGCCGACGACGCTGCTCAAAGCCCGGCCGCAACCAGCGTCAGTGTACCGCCAGCCAGTGTTACTGTGCCGCCGCTGTCCGGCAAGCTTGGTCAGCCCATTCAATTGTTCAACGGTCATGATCTGTCCGGTTGGGTGTGGGTGCAAAAGCTGCCCAAGGCAGGAACCACCGTGGCCGAGAAAAAAATCGACGATGTCTGGACCGTCAAA comes from the Pirellulales bacterium genome and includes:
- a CDS encoding DUF6800 family protein, producing MGGISDRHQEIRRRRKRRQKLNLYKKRLKKATVSERGVIAEKIRKMTPGAEVIIAAWGLEERK
- a CDS encoding TlpA disulfide reductase family protein → MERRMCKSAQRYALLCRLICFCSLVSAALALADDTPTFDLPSDQASWINSAPLTLSALEGKGAVLYFFAGESPKCRVRWPDLMALSKKYEDKPVAFIGISSGNARSAVQSYIQQNKIAWPVIVDAGHDLDKKADVTAISADNFCQLRVITAAGKLVPVTGDDLEPAVQLALAGAAWKIDPAGMPEKMKPAWLAIEVGNYTPAGPVIAKGLNSPDDATKQAAQKLLAVVQPKIDAALKEAQASLNAGDKWAAAKKYMEIGQRFAGYTLPDNFTTQRAALLNDPQVKTIVNAAKELNSLQHYLGTVKDLNPAQRKRVENTLAQISKDASGTEVGKQADDMLTKLDGAK
- a CDS encoding DUF1559 domain-containing protein; amino-acid sequence: MTAALTQKSAKHRAFTLVELLVVIAIIGILISLLLPAVQAAREAARRTSCASNLKQLGVALHNYQTAKVSFPAAEIYPPPINTVSIHVAILPFVEEAGLYAQYQDATTNGQAIQAQIHIFNCSSDPCVEAVIDGGTPGAFTYRYPINYAFNYGTWFLYDWAGGIAGDGAFAINKALKTKAFSDGLSKTLAVAEVKAQLESGGFKTGPGYIRSLNKPNMSDPTNTTLPASTSALLTSIGAAPAPAVTSFAGSNFNANLHLDYNNPTVAQAGFTTTFTPNPGMWIYIVNQDIGAGTPVSQGGNLVPQVTGTFDVDYISNAESKTATGFTFAAVSARSYHAGIVNVLFMDGSTHTISDSISRQVWQALGTRAGGETSTGVDF